A part of Brassica rapa cultivar Chiifu-401-42 chromosome A05, CAAS_Brap_v3.01, whole genome shotgun sequence genomic DNA contains:
- the LOC103870583 gene encoding UDP-arabinopyranose mutase 3, with amino-acid sequence MSQLYSSMKPTPMLKDELDIVIPTIRNLDFLEMWRPFFEQYHLIIVQDGDPSRTINIPKGFDYELYNRNDINRILGPKSSCISFKDSACRCFGYMVSKKKYIYTIDDDCFVAEDPSGKGINALEQHIKNLLSPSTPHFFNTLYDPYGDGADFVRGYPFSMREGAITAVSHGLWLNIPDYDAPTQLVKPLERNSRYVDAVMTIPKGTLFPMCGMNLAFDRELIGPAMYFGLMGDGQPIGRYDDMWAGWCVKVICDHMGWGVKTGLPYIWHSKASNPFVNLRKEYNGIFWQEEAIPFFQSVTLPKECDSVQQCYMELAKLVKEKLGKVDPYFIKLADGMVTWIEAWDELNAPKGTETNAPNAKDEKVTE; translated from the exons ATGTCGCAGCTGTATTCTTCAATGAAACCCACCCCAATGCTGAAAGATGAGCTAGACATCGTGATACCAACGATTCGAAACCTAGACTTCCTCGAGATGTGGCGACCTTTCTTCGAACAATACCATCTGATCATCGTTCAAGATGGTGATCCTTCAAGAACCATCAACATTCCAAAAGGGTTTGACTACGAGCTCTACAACAGGAACGACATTAACAGAATCTTGGGTCCCAAGTCTTCTTGCATTTCCTTTAAAGACTCTGCTTGTCGTTGCTTTGGTTACATGGTCTCCAAGAAGAAGTACATCTACACCATTGATGATGATTGCTTT GTTGCAGAGGATCCATCTGGAAAAGGGATCAATGCACTTGAGCAGCATATCAAGAACCTCTTATCTCCATCAACCCCACATTTCTTTAACACACTCTATGATCCATACGGTGATGGAGCAGACTTTGTTCGTGGATACCCTTTTAGCATGCGTGAAGGTGCCATAACCGCGGTCTCTCATGGCCTCTGGCTCAACATCCCTGACTATGATGCTCCCACTCAGCTTGTGAAGCCTCTTGAAAGAAACTCCAG GTATGTTGATGCGGTCATGACCATTCCTAAAGGAACTCTCTTCCCAATGTGCGGTATGAACCTTGCTTTCGATCGAGAGCTGATTGGTCCAGCTATGTATTTTGGACTTATGGGTGACGGGCAGCCTATTGGACGTTACGATGACATGTGGGCTGGTTGGTGTGTCAAG GTGATATGTGACCATATGGGATGGGGAGTGAAGACTGGTTTGCCTTACATATGGCACAGCAAAGCCAGCAACCCATTCGTGAACCTGAGAAAGGAATACAACGGAATATTTTGGCAGGAAGAGGCCATACCTTTCTTTCAATCAGTGACTCTTCCTAAAGAATGTGATTCAGTGCAGCAATGCTACATGGAGCTGGCTAAGCTAGTGAAAGAGAAGCTCGGGAAGGTGGATCCTTACTTCATCAAGCTTGCAGATGGAATGGTCACTTGGATCGAAGCTTGGGATGAGCTTAACGCTCCAAAAGGAACTGAGACCAATGCACCAAACGCCAAAGATGAGAAGGTCACTGAATAA
- the LOC103870582 gene encoding uncharacterized protein At5g01610 — protein sequence MDQILNKVGSYWLGKKANKQLDSVGDDINSLSTSIEGGTKWLVNKIKGKMQKPLPELLKEFGLPVGIFPRDATNYEFNEQTRKLTVFIPTICEVGYKDSSVLRFTTTVTGFLEKGKLADVEGMKTKVMIWVKVTSISADSSKVHFTAGMKKSRSRDAYEVLRDGVEIDKF from the exons atggatCAGATCTTGAACAAAGTCGGATCGTACTGGCTAGGGAAGAAGGCGAACAAGCAGCTCGATTCCGTCGGTGACGATATCAAC tCTCTGTCTACTAGCATCGAAGGAGGAACAAAATGGCTGGTGAACAAAATCAAAG GGAAGATGCAGAAGCCATTACCCGAGTTACTAAAGGAGTTTGGTTTACCTGTGGGGATCTTTCCACGCGACGCAACTAACTACGAGTTCAATGAACAGACCAGGAAACTCACCGTCTTCATCCCAACGATCTGCGAAGTCGGCTACAAAGACTCATCGGTCTTGAGGTTCACCACGACGGTTACGGGGTTTCTCGAGAAAGGAAAGCTGGCTGATGTTGAAGGGATGAAAACGAAAGTAATGATTTGGGTTAAAGTCACGAGCATCTCTGCTGACTCTTCGAAGGTGCATTTCACGGCAGGGATGAAGAAAAGCAGAAGCCGTGATGCTTATGAGGTTTTGAGAGATGGCGTTGAGATTGATAAGTTCTAG